Proteins encoded together in one Salvelinus fontinalis isolate EN_2023a chromosome 6, ASM2944872v1, whole genome shotgun sequence window:
- the LOC129858348 gene encoding uncharacterized protein LOC129858348: MGAGDEDSGGVESEGVKEMEAGDEGRGAVESEGVKEMEAGDDTLLDSAPLQITCLEKQVVMLQAELQSLSEENQRQAEELTVWRLTAQPLCLDPEDLTAATLSPGHNTAPLSPGHNTAPLSPEHNTAPLSPGHNTAPLSPGHNTATLSPGQHSSVTVIREDELLLSCTSSRLYGRTLASRLHHCNFPEAKSLQNTSRKNKSTHPQETEKQTNEHGEDGEEADITKDVYQISELQTKATEHTNQDDSENKTNPNTPRATDETQAKEIVSRHNLDVIELDNKEFPTLSLAEAQSTEAQSSEINHPSHHQEEPISTSVENKNHSSVRRKVTTTSEWRTERTIVETKVLSSKVIPAGWTGQERLSSVEVSSTSSQTEEGRETGALPETHHVYTQTEKEEEEENDEEPTESPPVSPVQMSEGDRMLFSGSFPIPADPARLAERIRRNRTQMSAAYDDTEYEPYGLPEVVMKGFADIPSGLGCPYIVRRGLLGTAAMPRPQRDPGQMGGGQEDPD; encoded by the exons atggGGGCAGGGGATGAGGACAGCGGGGGAGTAGAGTCtgaaggagtgaaggagatggaggcaggggatgaggggagaggggcAGTAGAGTCtgaaggagtgaaggagatggagGCAGGGGATGATACTCTACTAGACTCTGCTCCACTCCAGATCACCTGCCTAGAGAAGCAG gTGGTTATGCTGCAGGCTGAACTGcagtctctctctgaggagaacCAGAGGCAGGCTGAGGAGCTGACAGTGTGGAGGCTGACGGCCCAGCCCCTCTGTCTAGACCCAGAGGACCTCACCGCTGCTACCCTCAGCCCTGGACACAACACTGCTCCCCTCAGCCCTGGACACAACACTGCTCCCCTCAGTCCTGAACACAACACTGCTCCCCTCAGCCCTGGACACAACACTGCTCCCCTCAGCCCTGGACACAACACTGCTACCCTCAGCCCTGGCCAACACAGCAGTGTGACGGTGATCAGAGAGGATGAGCTGcttctctcctgtacctccagtAGACTGTATGGGAGGACCCTGGCCTCAAG ACTACATCACTGCAATTTTCCTGAGGCAAAGAGTCTCCAAAACACATCCAGAAAGAACAAATCTACACATCCCcaagagacagaaaaacagaccAATGAACATGGGGAAGATGGTGAAGAAGCAGACATCACCAAAGATGTTTACCAAATCTCAGAGCTCCAGACCAAGGCAACAGAGCACACTAACCAAGATGATTCAGAAAACAAGACCAATCCAAACACTCCCAGAGCAACAGATGAGACCCAGGCCAAAGAAATAGTCTCAAGGCACAATCTAGACGTCATAGAACTAGATAACAAAGAGTTCCCCACTCTATCTCTCGCTGAGGCTCAATCCACTGAAGCGCAGTCCTCTGAAATCAATCATCCCAGTCACCATCAAGAGGAACCAATCTCCACTAGTGTTGAGAATAAAAATCACTCCTCGGTCCGTAGAAAAGTCACCACTACATCAGAGTGGCGAACTGAGAGAACGATAGTGGAGACCAAGGTTCTGAGTTCAAAGGTCATACCAGCAGGATGGACAGGTCAAGAGAGATTGAGCTCTGTAGAGGTGAGTAGTACCAGCTCTCagacagaggaggggagagaaacaggCGCCCTACCAGAAACACACCACGTATACACACAGacggagaaggaggaagaggaggagaatgatgAAGAACCCACAGAATCACCCCCTGTGTCACCAGTCCAGATGTCTGAGGGGGACAGGATGTTGTTTTCTGGGTCCTTCCCGATCCCTGCCGACCCAGCCCGCCTGGCGGAGCGGATCCGTCGTAACCGGACTCAGATGTCTGCAGCGTACGATGATACGGAATACGAACCCTACGGCCTGCCTGAGGTGGTCATgaaag gTTTTGCTGACATTCCCAGTGGTCTAGGCTGTCCGTACATTGTGAGGAGGGGGCTCCTGGGTACTGCTGCTATGCCCCGTCCCCAGAGAGATCCCGGCCAgatggggggggggcaggaggacCCTGATTAA